The genome window GCCGGTACCTGACCGCGGTGCCGACGGCAGAGCATGTACCGGACCCGAGCGACGAGGTTCTCCACCGTCTTGATGTGGAAGCGCGAACCCAGCGGGTCCAGCGAGCGATCACCAGGCTTAGCGCACGCGACCAGGAGGTGCTGACGCTCTGCGTCCTCGAGGAGCTGCCACTCGCCGATGTCAGCGGCGTGCTGCGGGTTCCGCTGGGAACGGTGAAGTCCAGGCTCAGCCGCGCGAAGGCACGGCTCGCGCAGCTGCTGTCCGAACCTGCCGGCGACCAGCCGGCGCGAACCGTCGAAGGGGGAATCTGATGCCCGCCACCCAGCAGGAACGCCGCGCAGCCATCCGGGAGGCGCTGGTCTCCGTCGCCGAGAAGAACACCTCGGCGAACCGCCGAATGCGGAACGCCCGGCGTGCGTGGATTCTCATTCCCGCCGCCGCAACTGCTGTCGCACTCACCGCTGGAGCGCTCGTGTTCGCTCAGTACGCAAACGTCACTGACAGGAGCTCTGTCGCATGTTTCGCCCGACCGGAACTGAACCCGTTCGGTGGTTTCCCGGGCACCCCCGCGGCGGTCGCCGACGAGAATGGCAACGGCCCGGCGTCGATCGATGACGCGCGAGCCCTCTGCGCCGACCTGTGGGCTCAGAACATCCTCGACGCGGGCACCCCGAGCGGGACCGCATCGAAAGACGCGTACGACCGCAGCTTCTCTCACCCCGTTCCGCCGCACCTTGCCGTGTGCATGATGGGCGACGGAACCGCCGCCGTGGTCCCTGGTGATGACACGGTCTGCGCGAAGCTGGGGCTGGCGGTGAAGCGTTAACTCGTGCCAGCAGTACCCGGCGCTGACGGCACGGGTAGAACGCCGGGACAGAACGGACCTTCTCGCTCCCCGGATACTCACGCCTCACAGCGAAGTGGTTCCCGCCAACCGACGGCGTCCCGCGTTCTGGGGCTGGGCCGACCTTTCCGCTTCTTCATAGTCTGAGTGAATGCTCAGATTCGCCGCGCCAGCTCGCACGCTGACTGCATTTGCCCTCGTCATCGCTCTCGCAGGCTGCACAGCCCAATCCGTTTCCGACGCGACGTCTCAGATACCCACGAAGACCGCCACTGCATCCCCTACACCGCTGCCGACGCCGACTGTCATGACGTTGGAGGAGTCCGCCGCCGCTTACAAGGCCGGGGCGTGCCGTGTGAACGCGCAGGGGCAAATGTTCAACCAGGTGTGGACATCGGGCTCTGGTGACATCGGCGCCCTCCGACAAGCGGCTGCGACAGCGAGGGACGCCATGTCCACAACCGCCACCGCACTCGACCAAGGCAAATGGCCGGAAGAACTGAGAGCCGACATTGCGCTGGTCCGAGACGCCGACTTCGCACAGGCATCTATCCTCGCTCAGATCGCGACCGCGCCGAACTGGGATTCGGCGATGACCAATGCCTTCCCCGCCCTCACCGAGGCGTCGGCCGCCAGCCAGCGCCTCCGCTCCCGACTCGGTCTTCCAGCCGACCCATCGGCGTGCTGATGTACCGCCGCCTTCTCGTCGCCACCGCGGTGCTGCTCTCAGTTGCAACAACCGCTGCCTGCTCAAACACTTCAACACCTTCGACACCAACAAGATCTGTCGTAGCCGAATCGGTAAATGTCCCTGACGTAGTTGGGCT of Leifsonia shinshuensis contains these proteins:
- a CDS encoding RNA polymerase sigma factor — protein: MDGLTDAELRSRVRAGDGAAFGVVYDRHVHRVFGLCRRAADSVDAADDLTALVFLEAWRNRSRVRIVNGSIIGWLLVTAGYVARNHARAERRYRRYLTAVPTAEHVPDPSDEVLHRLDVEARTQRVQRAITRLSARDQEVLTLCVLEELPLADVSGVLRVPLGTVKSRLSRAKARLAQLLSEPAGDQPARTVEGGI